Genomic segment of Benincasa hispida cultivar B227 chromosome 1, ASM972705v1, whole genome shotgun sequence:
tatatgtaaaaaaaaaaccaccctATATATTTGAAAACGAAAAAATCACCATACAACAGAAtagtatttatatattataattattatagtatTTATAGGGAATATTTTAGGTGATCCTTTCAAATATATCTTATCACCTTGAGTATAGGTCTTATTATTATATAAGTGATAAGTCCATATATTAGTATTATTGTGCattaaaactaattataaaaataaaaacctaCCTCTATATTGTGCTATCCATCGAACCGCCATCATCAGAACCCCACTCAAATGGTTCATCTTGTGTTGGATCCATTCGCCCCACGCCGAATCTATTTGCCTAGGCCAAAAAAATCATCCCACGCCAAATTTTCTAGCCCGACGTCATAAAAAATTCCCCGCGCCAGATCTGCTCGCTCTATGGCCAAGATGTGTCGGATCTGCTCGCCCCGCATTAGAAGATTCACTCTGCACgctgaatttgaagaagaaggcAATGACTAGATCTTGATAGGTGCGTTGTCGACGGTGGCAAGGTGGACGGATGAAGGGAGATGACAATGATGGCAAGGTGGACCGACAGAGGGAGGTGGCAACTGTGGCAAGGTGGATAGAGAGAGAGGAAACGACGAAAAGATGAgaaagagattttgagagaaagaattttgagagagaaattgaagaagatgaagtgtggattgtgaaggaactcttatcaaagagtacctctgagcagaagcaagatcgttccaaactcattgtgacagaattaccgcattcacaatcaaacagataagatatgcatttaacaacaaagtacaggcatgctttgaacttaaacaacaacaagagaacaagaaacataccagttgaagaactcttcttcatcgAAATCTCGTTCTCGTCCAAGAACTGCACCTCTCACTCTCGCTAAGATCGTCCAAACAATCGTCCATCAAATTGTCTACCCACGAACGGACTCCTCACGAACACAGTAGCAGgaaagacaccaccacttggaaccctcggtattctcggagtgagaatccagaaggtgtgggctatgttggatttggtagagggaaggatgaagagacgatcgtttaccgcgacaaagcaagtgggagatatcgggtgtctatcgtatagacgatgcttgatcatttaggtaaaggtacacgatcgtgtaataaaaAAGGcgtgatcgtatagacgatcgtttagtaaacgctcgggcatgcgatcgcgtaggaaaaggctcgacgatcgtttagtaaaacctatgcgatcgtttagtaaaccgaGCGCATgtatatacgatcgtttagaaatgtTGAGCTATCATGTAGGCTATCGAttttctatgcgataggcaATATACACTACTTGTGAGAGAATGTCTGGTcaattgcaaaatgaaaataattttcattttattcttcagttacaaaaactggATGCagcctcccactatctcatacggttatggagaaaaagctaccataattatcccataattgttgaaataaaaaataaatataatcttattatatttataacttatagtttaatattacatcatatgcaacatatgaaccatagtctttttctcctccattagatataaatcatatttatatcattttcctccaattaatgtatctcataaattatgtcaatcatatcatatataattgaactccctcttgtcaattttaacacttcaaactgacccaaaaactgattctcaacttgaatccattgagctaccaaggagaccttatgaacctatggctcaaagcttcaatcgtacgtgaatagctgactaaactctttaaccacgagatccaccatctgttaactgtcaggtattccactaaagattgacagttgtactcttttcaccacagatatatttctgtgttcattggatataacctgtctcttatacacatctagatgtgtataagagacagaaccacgagatccaccatctgttaactgtcaggtattccactaaagattgacagttgtactcttttcaccacagatatatttctgtgttcattggatataaccaatcaacagtactataacccttcacagatgcttgtaagtacagctgaaccaatttaccgttttttctctatagttacatctaacttcttaagtacaactgatccctctaatgaacaatacaacatagtcctattatgtgtggacacctctcaggccataagaaggtgtgtggcgccccatcgttcaagccccgaaatcagcccttaaggaagcaatctatctacttactcctgcttcggagaaaaagtgaattccatcttgtgtagctgagttcccagctcccaaatcagatgaatgcccaaagtggtaagtttgagtcggtgatctggccacttgcacttatgcaaatcaaaggactgtcctcaaaggtaggagttcctaactcactcaggattgagatcatgttacctatgatcatcctagtgaagtgaagtctctatcatgaacggcgttatataacgagactataacactttgtggtctggtcttacgtaaacttctttgtataggacgcccccgcttgcatgtctccacatgaattatcaggatcagaacatctgtagcaagtcacagcacttgtaactattctacaaaacgggtcgcatccgtagcgttaccaggataaggtttccctcctatatccacatactacaaaccattttggttatcacttaaggcatgatctatctgtatgtctccacatacatacttaagttacaaacgataaccagggatcttagtttattggtttgtggtaaagcaaataaaatatcaaatgttacatagacaaaagtgaagaaaatatcatatattattacatcacaagcgtttgttcaaaactgtatttacaaactataggacccaatgagagtttagggcatcatccccaacagatTGAATATGAAAagatgagagagaaaagaaattattaaaaagaaatcatTAATGGATGTGGGTAGGATATGAAAAGTTTTTCCACTTTTGCATGAGAgagaaatgaaattattaaaaaaaaaaaaaaatcattaatgggGGTGTGTGGAATATGAAAAGTTTTTCcacttttgcattttttttttttaatgtttgaagGGTTAAATAGTAAAAGACTACTTATTTTCttgaaaatataaagttgaCTATGACATTAcgaaaaaatgaaaagtttaaGATATAAGTATAATATTGGGTTATAATTCAGGTTATGTGTGGTAGAAACCCCTtaatgattttagtttttgaatttttatactTTGTGTTCAATAAGagccaatttttttaaaaaaaaaatagattttttaatattgttgttcattaaaaatatcaaatataaaatttgagaCTAAACTtgttatttaagaaaaataaaaataagtggtttcattgaatatattgataaaatacttAGTCAAATTGGCCATTTCTCAATCTTAATTTCACAAATGTCTAATGTAtgaatttttacataaatatttctcaataaattacttcattttttcttctttttccatatttattttccatttttcttttatttctgtGATGTTTTCAGTTTTGCTTTTTCTTTAGGGTTAAATTCCTTTCCacgatttttcaaaaataaaataaaatattttccacATCCCCGGCCCAAAGAAAGCCCATTGatagtatttttatttatttatttatttttaacaatcCAATGACTTTTTGACTCTTTAGTTTGTGTCTGTTgagtaattttcaattttgtatttaacaGATTCCTAagcatttttaattttgtatgttATAGATTTTTGAAGatttcaaaacttttaattGATCTATAgatgtaatttaaattttttgtcaAATGAAACGTATTAacctttcaattttgtatccaCTAAATctgaatttgaaggaaaaaaaatagaaagtttgAAGGCTGTTTTTTATTCTGAAAGTTAAAAGAACAAatagagaaatctcaaaatttagagactaaatatgcaattaatcatatgaatttaattagtaaaaatGGAACATACAAAAAATTTGTTATCCGGTgattctatatttaaaaattggtCAAGAAAATAGGAGGAAAGCCAAACCAACGTACATCTTACATAGCTTACCCAAGAATTGTTGAACTCgggagaggggaaaaaaaacctGAAACTATTCCCTTGTTCAAGGTTTTGGCTTCAAACAACATTCCATGAGCTGAAGTCAAAAGGATATGAATGTGAAGCAGTTATAATAACGGAAGCCAATGGCTGCAATAATCAGTCAAAGATGGTTCCTATTTCAGCAAATTGGCAAATACAAACTTAAACTAAAGATTCATTTCTACCACTTGGTCTCTCTATGATTTCAGCTTATGATACATAACCAATTCCTTGCAAAAACTAGATATGGATTAAGCATTTGCTGAGTTGAAAATGATCTATTCATACTTCTTTCCCTTGAAACCTCCTTTGGGGATCTTGCTAAGGACACTGGAATCAAACTTCTGGTAGTGACCGCAAAGCTGGTCGAAGACTTTGGATGCGAAGGTGTcgaattcatcttcatatttctcatacAGAATTGGAAGCGTATGGGCTGCAACGAAACCTGAACATATTTGAAATGTGTTAGTAGTTGTGAAGATTGatggttttagttttctttaagAAACATAGGATCTCCCATGGTCAACAAAAAGTTTCTAACCTACCTTTGTTTATGAAATTACCAACTCCCTTCCACAAAGAAGCAAGATAATTCAAACACTTTCATTGCTTAtgcttttttgttttatatggGACAATTTAAGCTCATCTCAACTAATTTCATAGAACAATAATCTCATCCTACAATATTTTTAGTTGCAAAATAATTATGCATCAGTTGTGAAGAGTATCAAATTTTCCAAGAGGTCTGCATGGTAGGTGAACAAAATGAAATAGCCAAAATCGCTTTCAagtaatataattcaaatagttAACTGCAACTCTTGGGTCAAGTTACACTCATCTCAACTCATTTCTCACAATCATATTTCTCCTTAGAAAACTCAAGGACACAGAtgtacaacctatagaacagATCTTGTTCAAGTAAGATAGTAACTCGTTTCACACGATCATATGATCTTACaacatttagttttttaaattttttaagttgTTACAAGTCATCACAGTTTGAATCAAATACCTCAAAGTCATCATCTAGGACTGTAGATTAATATTTTGGCATCAGATCAAACCACAATAAATCCCTTTACTGGTTATaggaaaatgagaaattaaacatgtaaatgTTTTGAGATGCAGAATCTGTAACCGCTTACCAATGTACAAGACAGTTATGAAATTGCACCAGCTACTAATCACAGCACCAACCCACAAGCTTACTACAGCCTGGAAATACATTCACATTAAAGAAGGGTCTAAAATAAAGCCAAAACAGCAAATCTAAAAGGTTTCCTAGGAGCTATAATCAAAGAAACTCCATTCAATATGGCAGATCCTTGCAAAACTGAGCCACCATATTTCTCAAATGTCCCATGTTCTGGTGTTCGCattcattttcaaattcatgTTAGTAAAGATTACATTTACTGATCTAAACTATTGGTAGCATATATCACTCCCTGAAGCAGCAGCAAGTTCAGGAAAATGGAGAGGCTTTCATGCCTATTGCTGAGTAATAGGATTCATTGATGCAGACAATTTATGGTTTTGAGCAGTTTCTTTAACTTAAAATTGTTATTAGACAAATGACATTTTCAGATTGATCCCCATAATAATGCTAGCATCAGTGTTTTCAAGGCGACCCCAGTCGTGCGCCTAAGGCGAGAGACAAGGCGAGCTATGAGcttaaaatcaataatagaaAATTGATGCTTGTTTTTATCAAATTTCAAGATCTTGTACCGAAATACTCATATATGAATGTCTGGTGCAGAGAGTGCTAAGGTTATCTAGAAATACGACAGAAATGCAAAGAACgtacataaaatatattagCATACCACAAGGAAGTGTTTCAAATTTCCTTCACAGGCAATATCTTGGAGAAAACAGAGAGCTCGGTTAACCTCGGCACCAAACGAGACAGCAATATTGACAAATAGTTCCTCAGGAAGAACAAGGCGAGGAACGTTGGACGATGATCTGCAAGTGCATGAAATTACATTACAGAATGCATTGGCACTTTAAACCAGAAAGTGCATTGAAGTCGATGAAAAACAAAGGCATAAACATCCATTTTCCAATCACCTGTTCAGAAATCCTGACGCATTTGTCCATATAAACTGAGCCAACATGCCAAAAACCAAAGCGAAGCAAATAAGAGTCAAGAAGTGGTAATTAAGCCATTCGAAAAGCACCCATATAATAGTGGCACCAGTCAAAACACTAGCTGAGATTTTCTTGTTCCTCCATAGGAGCACATCAGCAGCTACAAATATTTGGCCAGCagagaaataaaaaatgaagtaATACGATCAGTgacatgaaaaatattatagaagatgaaaaaagaataagaatacAAAAATAAGGATATACATCTTCCACCCCCCAGAAGATGGTAAACAGGCTTTTGGCGTCCAAATATCCGCTTGATCTGACCAGCCACTGAACTAGATTTATTATCTTCCCCAAAAAACGATACTGATTTTGCCTTTTGACCATGTTCAGCTAGAGCTTCAGAAATATTATGAAGAAGATCCTCAGCAGTTATCTTCTCAGACATCGTTCCCGTGCTAAAGAAAAGAACTAACAAGAAAAAGGGAGCAAAAGTTAAGGACTAGGCTGTTCTGCAACAAGAAGGTAAATTTATGATGAAATAAACGAGCACAAAGTAACCAAGTAAGAACTATAGTTATGAAAAAGAGTAAAGGTTTAacacataaaataacaaatttaaataatagtcAATAGGATATATGGGAGGAATCATATGGGTAAAGGAGAAAATCTAGGTTTAAGCTCCAGGATCAAATTTTCGGAGGATGTTTAGGCTAGAGATCCACCTTCTGGTAATGCATTTCCATGGTTACATTACATGTAATGTGCAAACCATAGATACCAGATACCGCTGAggttttcattttcaatttgttTTCTCAGACTTAGAATCTTGTTTATTAAGGAACCCAAGTGACAGTCATAAAAGAGCCATCACCTTCTCTACAATTCTTAGAGCAAGGCGGGAATCCAACATGTTATACATTTCATTTACCAGTTAAGATTTCTCAATACCAACTATGATAGGAGATCTTTCGGAAATAATCATCCAAGAGGAAACATAAATTCTGGCACATATAAATCTCTTCTAACAAAtggaattagttttaaaaaatacagCATGTAGTGGAAATGTCGGCTAACAACAAcgtatttaaaattataagtggACTCGAAATAAACTGTCAGAATACTGAGCGACCTTGCCCACAGCGAGCATATACAGAAGTGAATCACATTCAAGTAAAAGGCACAAGTTAGGCTGGATACTCAAAGGTATACACAAAAAGAtacatgaaggaaaaaaaaacaagaaggaACATATAGCGTATAAGCAAGCACtctaaagagaaggaaaatctatttaatttgaTAGAATACAagatgaaaaaacaaaaactatgcACTGAATTCTGAGTTTTAACAAAAACTTACAATTAACAATTAATAACAAGAACATAAGATGTGAAGAGTGTGAGTAAGCAAGCAAGTTGATAAAAAAAGTAGGGTCAAGTTTAGTTAGCTCCAAAGTTTAACTTGTGTTCGATTAACAGGGTATATATCGAGCCAAACAAAAGGGTTACAAACTCTGACAATCAGGGGTGGAAAAGTCCCGATGGGAGAAAACTATTATATTTAACTTCTACAGTCCAAGTTAATTATCAAGTTAATCATCGAAGTATTATGAttacaaaacatttttttgtGAAAGACACTTCAACAAGAGGCCATATGGTAGAAAATCACAAAAAGAGTCGAAAAGCTGTATAACTCCacagttaaaatgaaaatccgCAGAGATTTTAAAACCTATTATAACTTACCTAACCTTGCTTGTGCTAAAGAGTATCAGAAGATTGATATTTGTTTGAGGCCAACCAGAGATTGACAGAAGCCTTgtatgaaaaatatgaaaacaagGGGGTGaaatacgtttttttttttctttttcttttaatgaataaCCAAGCTTTCATTGAGggggaaaaaatgaaaaaatacaaAGATATACCTAAGAAAGCTCGCAAAAAGGGAAAGGCATCGGAACTAAAGCTTAGTATAGGCTTCTGATGAATAAACACCAGACGTTCAAAAGCacgaaacaaattaaaacaaaacaaaatgctGATCAATACTGACCAGGAAACATCAGGAAACCAGAAAggcaaaacaacaatgaaatgtcataaaatagaaaggAACGCGAACTTTTAGAATAACTTTCAACTCAAAAGCAGATGCATCCAATATTTCAACCCACCCAGGAGGAGGATACACAGTCAAAATCAAAAGCAATCTAACCTCATTTAAGCATTATAAACCTCAGATTCAACCAAAAACTCAGCCGCAGTAATAcgagataaaaagaaatagaatcTTCAAAAGACAGAGACCGTACACAGAAACATGAGCCATATGCAAGAGATTGATGGGTCTCTAGCAAGATTACAGCAGAAGTAAACAAAAAGAGAGAGCAAAACTACAACAACCAGCAGAATTAGTAGCATTTAACCCCACTTAAGCATCAAACAAGCAAATTAAAAGATGAAATCCGCTAAAAGAGAACACAAAACAAACAGAAAACCAACAAAATCTAAAATGGTACTGAAGACAACAAACCAGGAGCAGGAAATTAAAGGGTCTTCAAGGAAgaaactgaagaagaagaaaacgaaCAGGCAGATGAAAATGGGTTCTGAAAAATCCGTTCGGAACTACACAAAAATGGGATATAAAAGAGCAGAAAACgaggagagaaagaaagagtTATGGGATTCCAAAAATATCGACGGGAAATGGCGTGGAGCAGCTGACATACTGAAATTATAAGCGGGCCACCACCTACCCAGATGCAAAATTCCCTCTTTTTTTcggttcttcaagtgggttggaTTGAATTTTTCCCTTTTCACTTTCTTTTCCACTTTCTCGGTTGCATTATAACGGACGCCAACCGCGAATCCCTTTATGGCGGCTGTTTGTTTTCTATTGGAAAGTAATGCTGATCGCCCTGCTGACTTCTATACAAAACGGAGAGAGGGTCAAGAAGAAGAACCAATTTCTTGAATTTTCCCCATTGCATATTAGAGATCAAACGATTGGTTTTTGTGTTCCATATGATTCAGTAGTCAATGTCGTGGTTTAACGATCAAAGCTTTTAAGAAAACGTCTAAATTGGATTCCTTTTGCAATAGGACTCAAAAGTATAGATTACATCGAACATGTAGCTTTAAATTCTAATAAAGTttcaaggtttttcacaaaaaaaaaaagtgttaagGTTTAGAAATTGAACGTCTACATCCAAGTCCATAGTACGAGATTATCTTGATAGGTGTTAAGGTTTATTAGATAAAGTAttcatcttgtttttttttttttgtaatatgtAGGATGGAGACTCGACTTTTAACTACGAGATggataataaaaattttatgttaattagTCTATGTATTGGTGTTAAATAAAGTATCAatagtgtgtatatataaatatataggaaaattatttcaaatgacaaaactacttaaaatgtttataaaatatagaaaatttcaacatatatatatatatatatacacgtgTGTTGAATTGTAACAAGTAGGGTCCTAACAactatttcaaattattttttaaactatctaatgaaaaaaatagtaaagaCAGACTATGaaattttgtaattatataacactgttggtatttaatatatgatGCTGAAAGTATGTCGTAATTGTTTAACACTATTAGTATTTAATATCGATGGTGAAAgtgaaaattattttgaaaatgtcaGCAATATGACTAATAGTTTTAAATGGTTGGATGTAGTAGTTAGAAACTAAGAATCGTAGTTTCTACTAATGGGATAGAGAATGATTATTGTTTTTCCTTATATCTTATTATTTTGTCcccaaaattatatttaaaaataaaaactcaatttgaaacttaattatttcctatTTAGCCAACAAAATAGCTTTGTATTTCTTaaaattataaagttgtacCAATATCAACTTTTAAcgttttaattttatcaaataggGTTCTAAATTTTGACAAGTGTCACAACTTTGATTGTTGGTTCAATCTTTAACCAAATCAcccattaattttaacaaacaaaaaaaaaagtaagaaaaaaattttTGACTAATGCACCAAGTCAACCATTGAACAAATCCATTTAAACTTGCAAATTTGATCATTTATACCATATACCTTTAGCACGTGTCTCCATTTAATTGGGCATCTACTTTTAACCTGTCTTTTCCACACATATATTTGTGGCCGAGTATTTGATGTTGGGAAATATTATCTTAAAGGAATTTCGAATGTGggatattttaaactttttgaaaatttgtccaacattaattgaaaaagaaagtAATGGGTTTCACTATATTTCAATAGGTCAAAAAAAGAGTTTGTAGTATTGATTTGGTAGTAAGAAGTTCAACTTTCTTGTTCGCATATCGTGAATTTAAAATATTCGTTTGTGTCATTTTTATCTAACATATGTCTTTATtgatggagttagcatgcaacTAACGAACGCAATCAGGAacattaaacactctaattcaatcaattttagcatttaAGCAAGCATgttcaataattaaaatagagttttgaaaatatacctttgaagaacttcttctaAACTTATAATTCATCACGAATCTCTACTTAAATGCTTGTAGATCACCACTTGAtgttccctactattctcttggacttTAAATTGGGTGGTGGAACCCAAAATGAGGttgaattttggaattaataTGGAGAAAGACGTTTTCTTGAaggttgaagaacccttcttcaactTCATTTTTCGACCAAAATTCACAAAATGCATGTGCTTTCTCTCATCCCAAATCAACTTATTTTGTTCACCTTTTTCATGCAATCTGATTGCATCTCATTTTGACACCAAGTAGGTCAAAATTCAAGTGGGAATTGAGTAGTCAAAGTGGGATAAACCCacttaaatgtattttctcttttttttataattaaaattgaattttctttaatttaaatttttcagaaaattaaaataaaataaaattgaattgatatttgaattttcataaaattaaaatttataattctaaatataattaattttaaataaaattaaattaatttaaataaataattaaaaattttaataaatcaaaataatttaatatccaatattaaattatttacaccaccaattccacaatcatgaatccttattcatgtaatttaatatttaaatcatatttaaatattttctaattcttcaatttcgtttaatttgatatttaaacgtgtaattatatcatatataattattgattctcttaaattgaatttgaacatttcaaattctcttatcacactattctaaggtttagttcgtTTGTGAGCTAATaaagggacctaatagacctacagattatgggcttcaacgatatgagattaattggctaaactctttaaattgaattgatcaacattcgttaactaccgggtcactccactaaagtctagTAGTTGCATtaccctcattgtagatatatttctatccacttaatttaaccatacggttgggtcaaaaattgttttacctctgagattacatcttgttccttaagacccaccgatcctctaatgaataattggctTGTGTTCTAATCACCAAATCGAGCCTCTCTCGGACCAATAAGAGGGtgaggtcccttgttcaagactcggagtcagtacttaaggggatgacctttctactatccctaaaagcgagtaggagtgaattctgtcttgcaccctatgtccacaactatctatccggtcttatccttaaaatgggaggcttattgagtcggcattgTTAAGTCAaacctcacccatgcaaatctaaggataatcccaaataaacaggactTCATTGTTAGCTTAAGATTaaaatcaagttatctaggtcatcgtttttaaatagtcagtcttaaacagtaaacatcaatataaagtaaaagtgacttatttatcggttcgatcttatacaaactctttgcacaggacgcccccactcgcatgtctccacatgaacgattcaagatcacatcgtttgtactaaatacaaagtgggccgcatccagtagtgtttccagaataaggtacccaaccttatccgtatacttATAACCCGTTTTGACTATCTACTCAACTTGATCAATTCTTATatttccacataaagttcaagtactcatgtagtagacatggatcttagtttattggatttagtgcaatttacatattcaataatggTTTTATCGAATAAAACcttaataacattttattgcaaatagaatctGTTTAAtcttacaaactacgagttttaagacatacagctatgttgaggttaatgccctaaatctcgtatggtcctatagtttgtaattgtattgtacaaacagtttatttatgtaataa
This window contains:
- the LOC120086800 gene encoding reticulon-like protein B8 isoform X2; protein product: MSEKITAEDLLHNISEALAEHGQKAKSVSFFGEDNKSSSVAGQIKRIFGRQKPVYHLLGGGRSADVLLWRNKKISASVLTGATIIWVLFEWLNYHFLTLICFALVFGMLAQFIWTNASGFLNRSSSNVPRLVLPEELFVNIAVSFGAEVNRALCFLQDIACEGNLKHFLVAVVSLWVGAVISSWCNFITVLYIGFVAAHTLPILYEKYEDEFDTFASKVFDQLCGHYQKFDSSVLSKIPKGGFKGKKYE
- the LOC120086800 gene encoding reticulon-like protein B8 isoform X1 → MLLILLVVVVLLSLFVYFCCNLARDPSISCIWLMFLFLFFSTGTMSEKITAEDLLHNISEALAEHGQKAKSVSFFGEDNKSSSVAGQIKRIFGRQKPVYHLLGGGRSADVLLWRNKKISASVLTGATIIWVLFEWLNYHFLTLICFALVFGMLAQFIWTNASGFLNRSSSNVPRLVLPEELFVNIAVSFGAEVNRALCFLQDIACEGNLKHFLVAVVSLWVGAVISSWCNFITVLYIGFVAAHTLPILYEKYEDEFDTFASKVFDQLCGHYQKFDSSVLSKIPKGGFKGKKYE